From Halarcobacter mediterraneus:
AGAAGATAGTTTTTCAAAAGAGTTTTTAAAATATGATTCTTTATATAAAGAAGCAAATTTTAAAGGCTATTTACACAATAAAAATATATTAAAAGAGCTAGAAAAAATTTCAAGAAAAGATATTATGGAAATAAAACCTAAAAAAGAGGTTTCAGAAAAAATATATTTAAAGGCAATGAATCAAAAAATAAATTCTACTATAATTGAAAAAGAAGATACTATTGTAACTACAATCCCAATTATAAATACTATAACTCAAGAGCAAGAAGCTTTTTTAGCAATTTTAAGTAAAGAAAAAATAATTTCAAATCTTAATTATACTTATAAACTTATTTTAGTATTAGTTATTTTTCTACTTGCTACGACTTTATTTGCAATATATTTTCAAATTGCAAAATCTTTAATCCAAAAAGATAATTTAAATAAAATAATTCAAAAAGATAAACAACTACTTGAACAAATGAAACTTGCCCAAATGGGGGAAATGATTGGAAACATTGCTCATCAATGGAGACAGCCACTGTCTACAATTAGTACTGCAGCTAGTGGACTAAAAATGAAACATGAATTTAATATGATAGAAGAGAATGATATTCCAGAATATACAGATACAATTGTAAATAATGCAAAATATTTATCTGAAACAATCGATACTTTTAGAGACTTTATAAAAGAAGATAATGAAGAAAAAGAAATAATACTTCAAGAGAAAATTGATGAAACTATAAAAATTGTAAAAGCAAGTTTGGAAAATCATCATATAAAATTAATTAATAATATTGATTATTCTAAACCTTTAAAAGTAAAAACAATTGCAGAAGAATTAGCCCAAGTTTTAATAAATGTAATTAATAATGCAAAAGATGTATTAGTAGAAAGAGAAATAGAGAATGCTTCAATAACTTTAAATTTATTTGAAGATAAAAATAACTTTTCCATAAGTATTGAAGATAATGCTGGAGGTATAGAAAAAGAGATTTTACCAAAAATCTTTGATCCATACTTTACTACAAAACATCAATTTCATGGTACTGGTCTAGGTTTATATATGAGTAAAAATATTGTGGAAAAACATTTAAATGGTTATTTAGAAGTATCTAATACAAAAAATGGAGCAAAGTTTACTATAAATATAAAATACTAATCAATTATTTTAGTAAACTCTTCATATAAGTTTGAAGTGAGTTCTTTTTCAAGTTTAAGCTCTAAGTCAATTGGTTTATTATTTTTATATTTAAAAGTATTTGCTAAACCTAAATATATAAAACCTTGAACTTTCTTATCAACGTGAGAAAACTTTCTTACAAATATATGTAATTTAACATTATACTTTTTATTATCAATTAGTTTTTTTCCATCACCTTTGTCTTGGCTCATTGAAGGTTTACTTGAATAAGTAAGAATATCTTTAGAAAGAAAAGCATTATGATATTTACTGCCTTTTGTAAACTTATCTTTTTCTATAGTTATAAATAAGAAAAAATCCTCTTTATATTTTAGAAAACCACTACCTCTAAAAGAACTATGTATTTTATTAAAATTACATAATAAAGCTATATTTTGCATATTATATTTTGCATAAAGTTTTAAAAAAGGTTTACCATAATTAGTATTTGAAAAGATTTTTTTATATTCAATTAAAGAGTAATTAATAGTTTCTAGAAGCAACTGTTTTTTTAAATCATTTTCTAAAAGCATTTTAAATTCTTCACTTAAAGATAAATGCATTTTATCTAAAGTAACAAGTTTTAAAAATCTTTCCTTTTGAGAACTATCAAAAAACTCTTGGGCTAAATATCTAAAACTATGTTCACAAGTTTCAATATCAACTTCATGTAAATATTTACTTAAATAGTCACTTACTT
This genomic window contains:
- a CDS encoding sensor histidine kinase, whose product is MSYVIYTGLIKLTDVNYKFHHLNKRTLKEKQEIKKELYLQTLERFKTLKKKHLTNIEFILPNKTIFLNMTSSSNEKLREVKSKALEKVKKTKKPIDSFIVNNKNTGFQFIYPIMVEDDFVGFLNITFSEQGLTSSLMKQYYVLSNFIIKEDSFSKEFLKYDSLYKEANFKGYLHNKNILKELEKISRKDIMEIKPKKEVSEKIYLKAMNQKINSTIIEKEDTIVTTIPIINTITQEQEAFLAILSKEKIISNLNYTYKLILVLVIFLLATTLFAIYFQIAKSLIQKDNLNKIIQKDKQLLEQMKLAQMGEMIGNIAHQWRQPLSTISTAASGLKMKHEFNMIEENDIPEYTDTIVNNAKYLSETIDTFRDFIKEDNEEKEIILQEKIDETIKIVKASLENHHIKLINNIDYSKPLKVKTIAEELAQVLINVINNAKDVLVEREIENASITLNLFEDKNNFSISIEDNAGGIEKEILPKIFDPYFTTKHQFHGTGLGLYMSKNIVEKHLNGYLEVSNTKNGAKFTINIKY